A window from Aquabacterium sp. NJ1 encodes these proteins:
- a CDS encoding glycosyltransferase family 1 protein codes for MKLVLFCHPSFMKSESMPRFARMIGQAMQGKGLDVRYWAPRPWVYRFFDGTRLAKWAGYIDQYVLFPLEVRLRLLAQGKDTLFVFCDQALGPWVPLVKHRPHVVHAHDLLALRSALGLIPQNPTGASGRLYQRYIRWGFKQARHFISVSRRTADDLITYGQAQPQTSAVVHNGLSHPYRRLSQAEAYARLKSAGLPITEHGMILHVGGPSWYKNSAGIVHLYSAYARGHAHPLPLWMVSSSHRNADVQAALKDVPPQGQVLFFQGLENATLEAAYSVAAAFVFPSLAEGFGWPLVEAHACGCPVITTDDAPMNEVAGPLAYYLPMLNPEDDMQAWAQTGAAVLDGILCEPAAQRAEQVERRIAWASQFTTQRATDRYHEIYQAIMVK; via the coding sequence ATGAAGCTGGTTCTGTTTTGCCACCCTTCGTTCATGAAGTCAGAGAGCATGCCGCGCTTTGCGCGCATGATCGGCCAGGCCATGCAAGGCAAGGGTTTGGATGTGCGCTACTGGGCGCCCCGCCCCTGGGTCTACCGCTTCTTCGATGGCACGCGCCTGGCCAAATGGGCGGGCTACATCGACCAATACGTGCTGTTCCCGCTGGAGGTGCGGCTGCGCCTGCTCGCACAGGGCAAGGACACCTTGTTCGTGTTCTGTGACCAGGCTTTGGGGCCGTGGGTGCCATTGGTCAAGCATCGCCCGCATGTCGTCCATGCGCACGATCTGCTGGCCTTGCGCTCTGCGCTGGGCTTGATCCCGCAGAACCCGACGGGGGCATCAGGCCGGCTCTACCAGCGCTATATCCGTTGGGGCTTCAAACAAGCGCGGCATTTCATCAGCGTCTCCAGGCGAACAGCCGATGACCTGATCACCTATGGCCAGGCTCAGCCACAGACCAGCGCGGTCGTGCACAACGGGCTCAGCCACCCGTACAGGCGCTTGAGCCAGGCTGAAGCCTATGCACGGCTGAAGTCGGCAGGCCTGCCCATCACCGAGCACGGCATGATCCTGCATGTGGGCGGCCCATCCTGGTACAAGAACTCGGCGGGCATCGTACATCTGTACAGCGCTTACGCGCGCGGCCATGCGCACCCGCTGCCACTGTGGATGGTCAGCAGCAGCCACCGCAATGCCGACGTGCAGGCCGCGCTGAAGGATGTGCCACCACAAGGCCAGGTCCTGTTCTTCCAGGGCTTGGAAAATGCCACCCTGGAGGCGGCCTACTCCGTGGCCGCGGCCTTCGTGTTCCCCAGCCTGGCCGAGGGCTTCGGCTGGCCGCTGGTCGAGGCCCACGCCTGCGGGTGCCCCGTGATCACCACCGATGACGCCCCGATGAACGAGGTTGCCGGCCCGCTCGCCTACTACCTGCCCATGCTGAACCCTGAAGACGACATGCAGGCCTGGGCTCAAACCGGTGCCGCGGTGCTCGACGGCATCCTGTGCGAGCCGGCAGCGCAGCGCGCTGAGCAGGTTGAACGGCGGATCGCCTGGGCCAGCCAGTTCACCACGCAGCGCGCGACCGATCGTTATCACGAGATCTACCAGGCCATCATGGTCAAGTGA
- a CDS encoding glycosyltransferase family 2 protein, whose product MNKQLRISVLILTKNEQQDLPGCLQSVAWSDDVHVYDSGSTDDTLAIARAHGASISQRTYPHSTAPFGGDEAAHRNWGLREIQFKHDWVLLLDADERITPHLLDTISARLNQAPGRAAFRFCRRDYFLGTWLKHVTPSPMHIRLVRPRQVHYERLINPVLVVDGEIEDLSSYFDHHPFSKGIAHWFAKHNGYSDLEARQIANTPDQAGTFEWRKALFSRDVTERRQHQKSLYYRLPLRPAIMFLGLYIGKRGFMDGRAGLVFATLRAIYEYMIVLKVTEMQSRLQQGGQR is encoded by the coding sequence ATGAATAAGCAACTGCGCATATCAGTGCTGATCCTGACCAAGAATGAACAACAGGATCTGCCGGGCTGCCTGCAAAGCGTGGCCTGGAGCGACGACGTGCATGTGTACGACTCCGGCAGCACCGATGACACGCTGGCCATCGCCCGCGCACACGGTGCGTCGATCAGCCAGCGCACCTACCCCCACTCCACCGCCCCGTTCGGGGGCGACGAGGCGGCCCATCGCAACTGGGGCCTGCGTGAAATCCAGTTCAAACACGATTGGGTGCTGCTGCTTGATGCCGATGAGCGCATCACCCCGCATCTGCTCGACACCATCAGCGCCCGCCTGAACCAGGCCCCAGGCCGTGCCGCCTTTCGCTTCTGTCGCAGAGACTACTTCCTGGGCACCTGGCTCAAGCATGTGACGCCCTCCCCCATGCACATTCGCCTGGTCAGGCCCCGCCAGGTGCACTATGAACGCTTGATCAACCCTGTCCTCGTGGTCGATGGCGAGATCGAAGACCTGAGCAGCTACTTTGATCACCATCCCTTCAGCAAAGGCATCGCCCACTGGTTTGCCAAGCACAACGGCTACAGCGACCTGGAGGCGCGGCAGATTGCGAACACACCAGACCAGGCAGGCACGTTCGAATGGCGCAAAGCCCTGTTCTCGCGAGACGTGACCGAGCGACGCCAGCATCAAAAGAGCCTGTACTACCGGCTGCCACTTCGGCCAGCGATCATGTTTCTGGGGCTGTACATCGGCAAGCGCGGTTTCATGGATGGCCGGGCGGGCCTGGTGTTTGCCACGCTGCGCGCCATCTATGAGTACATGATCGTGTTGAAGGTGACCGAGATGCAATCCCGCTTGCAGCAAGGTGGCCAACGATGA
- a CDS encoding putative colanic acid biosynthesis acetyltransferase — protein MELLVVILEGVDSRIGPSFSLRNRLARGLWGLVWLTLFRPSPRPLHAWRVGLLRLFGARIGAHFHIHASARVWAPWQLEAGSHIGVGEGVNFYNMARMTIGDNAVISQGAHLCGGTHDYNAPNFQLRAAPIHIGARAWICTEAFIGPGVTVPTGCVVGARAVMTRTPREGAWGVYAGNPAVRIKSRVICDE, from the coding sequence GTGGAGCTTCTCGTTGTGATCCTCGAAGGCGTGGACTCGCGTATCGGTCCTTCCTTTTCATTGCGCAACCGCCTGGCGCGTGGCCTGTGGGGGCTGGTGTGGCTCACACTTTTCCGGCCTTCGCCGCGCCCGCTGCACGCCTGGCGCGTGGGGCTGCTCAGGCTCTTCGGTGCCCGCATCGGGGCGCACTTCCACATCCATGCTTCGGCACGCGTCTGGGCGCCGTGGCAGCTCGAGGCCGGCTCGCACATTGGCGTGGGCGAAGGGGTGAACTTCTACAACATGGCTCGGATGACCATTGGTGACAACGCCGTCATCTCGCAAGGGGCCCACCTGTGCGGTGGCACACACGACTACAACGCGCCCAATTTCCAGTTGCGCGCGGCGCCCATCCACATTGGTGCACGGGCCTGGATCTGTACCGAGGCCTTCATCGGGCCCGGCGTAACCGTGCCAACTGGCTGTGTGGTGGGGGCACGCGCCGTGATGACGCGCACCCCAAGGGAAGGCGCATGGGGCGTGTACGCAGGCAACCCGGCCGTGCGCATCAAGTCAAGGGTGATCTGCGATGAATAA
- a CDS encoding glycosyltransferase WbuB, which translates to MKILIYSANYAPEPTGIGKYSGEMAEWLASKGHEVRVVAAPPYYPNWKVAEGYQWPPYRREWLNGVDVWRAPLWVPSQPGGVKRVLHLLSFALTSAPVMLRQALWSPDVVLTVAPAMACAPVGWLTARLCGATAWLHVQDFEVDVAFQMNLLKGRKLKALALWLERGLLRRFDKVSSISSRMVEKLRFKGLDTDAIELFPNWVDTAGVNPLQRPSSFRAELGIRDEQTVALFSGTWGSKQNLLSIPAAARLLQHREDIVFVICGEGVMRTELEAACAGLGNVQLLPLQPKERLCELLGMADVHLLTQSAEAEDLVLPSKLTGMLSSGRPVVATCRTGTELGQVVSHCGVVVAPDCVPSLAAAVVSLTDDPERRRELGGFARAYAETSFAKEPILARWLNAAVRPRMPATVLPEQEAN; encoded by the coding sequence ATGAAAATCCTGATCTACAGCGCCAACTATGCGCCCGAGCCAACGGGCATCGGCAAGTATTCCGGCGAGATGGCGGAGTGGTTGGCATCCAAGGGGCATGAGGTGCGTGTGGTGGCGGCTCCGCCGTACTACCCGAACTGGAAGGTGGCCGAGGGTTACCAGTGGCCACCTTATCGTCGTGAATGGCTCAATGGCGTGGACGTGTGGCGCGCGCCCCTGTGGGTGCCCTCACAACCGGGTGGTGTCAAGCGTGTGCTGCACCTGTTGAGCTTTGCGCTCACCTCCGCGCCCGTGATGCTGCGTCAGGCTCTGTGGAGCCCCGATGTGGTTTTGACCGTGGCGCCCGCCATGGCCTGCGCCCCCGTGGGCTGGCTGACAGCGCGGCTGTGTGGCGCGACAGCCTGGCTGCACGTCCAGGACTTCGAGGTCGATGTGGCCTTCCAGATGAACCTGCTCAAGGGGCGCAAGCTCAAGGCGTTGGCCTTGTGGCTGGAGCGTGGCCTGCTGCGTCGCTTTGACAAGGTCTCGTCCATTTCATCCAGGATGGTGGAGAAGCTGCGCTTCAAAGGCCTGGACACCGATGCCATCGAGCTGTTTCCCAACTGGGTCGACACCGCTGGCGTCAACCCCTTGCAGCGCCCCAGCAGCTTCCGCGCTGAACTCGGCATTCGTGATGAGCAGACCGTCGCGCTGTTCTCCGGCACATGGGGCAGCAAGCAGAACCTGCTGTCCATCCCGGCTGCGGCTCGTCTGCTCCAGCACCGCGAGGACATCGTCTTCGTGATCTGTGGCGAAGGCGTCATGCGCACGGAGCTGGAAGCGGCCTGCGCTGGCCTGGGCAATGTGCAGCTGCTGCCCCTGCAGCCCAAAGAACGCCTGTGTGAGCTGCTGGGCATGGCCGATGTGCACCTGCTGACCCAGAGCGCCGAGGCTGAGGATCTGGTCCTGCCCTCCAAGCTGACCGGCATGCTGTCCAGTGGCCGGCCTGTGGTGGCCACCTGCCGCACCGGCACCGAGCTGGGGCAGGTGGTGTCGCACTGCGGCGTCGTGGTGGCGCCGGACTGCGTGCCCTCGCTGGCAGCCGCGGTGGTGAGCCTGACCGATGACCCCGAACGTCGTCGCGAGTTGGGCGGCTTCGCACGTGCCTACGCGGAAACCAGTTTTGCGAAAGAGCCCATCCTGGCGCGCTGGTTGAATGCGGCTGTTCGCCCCCGCATGCCCGCCACGGTCTTGCCGGAGCAAGAGGCCAACTGA
- a CDS encoding DUF1501 domain-containing protein produces MPTSISPGTRRLFLKQMAALAPLGAGAPLALNLAAASSAAAQTATDYKALVCIFLQGGNDAFNTVLATDASSWSRYGAARIQQPDSIALLKDAAPDLSAAAGTPRRLGGVLPLTPAMSLQGRSLALHPLLPYLQGLFNQQRKLAIVANVGPLLEPLTREQYKAGSKAIPSKLYSHNDQQSTWQALRPEGATMGWGGRMADMMAATDNSMFTAVSAWGNAVWLSGQNVRQYQVALDGAVSMGTTVDAAGQNRLYNVPALADAMARVVRGGRSSHVMEQDLAAVAARSMDAEKLLTAALPSAGARPFGPADLLNYTDIRGMVGQNTLAKQLQIVARCIGAQKALGLKRQVFFVNLWGFDTHNGQNQSHAGLMAQLNHAMAYFDGVITAMGMSDQVTTFTASDFGRSFTSNGDGTDHGWGGHHFVMGGAVRGGMVGGDIPVYGTRSASSYDFDNSPDQVQNGILLPSLAIEQYGATLGRWFGLSTSQLVEVFPRLPNFAADKIPNLLKA; encoded by the coding sequence ATGCCTACATCCATCAGCCCCGGCACCCGACGCCTGTTCCTCAAGCAAATGGCGGCCCTGGCACCACTGGGCGCTGGCGCCCCCCTGGCCTTGAACCTGGCCGCGGCCAGCTCCGCAGCGGCCCAAACGGCCACCGACTACAAGGCGCTGGTGTGCATCTTCCTGCAAGGCGGCAACGATGCATTCAACACCGTATTGGCCACCGATGCCAGCTCGTGGAGCCGCTATGGGGCCGCGCGCATCCAGCAACCTGATTCGATCGCCTTGCTGAAGGATGCGGCACCAGACCTCAGCGCCGCGGCGGGCACACCCAGGCGCCTGGGCGGCGTGTTGCCCCTGACACCCGCCATGAGCCTGCAGGGCCGCAGCCTGGCGCTGCACCCCTTGCTGCCTTATCTGCAAGGCCTGTTCAACCAGCAACGCAAGCTGGCCATCGTGGCCAACGTGGGCCCGCTGCTGGAGCCCTTGACACGTGAACAGTACAAGGCGGGCAGCAAAGCCATCCCGAGCAAGCTGTATTCGCACAACGATCAGCAGTCGACCTGGCAAGCCTTGCGCCCAGAAGGGGCCACCATGGGCTGGGGTGGGCGCATGGCCGACATGATGGCCGCCACCGACAACAGCATGTTCACGGCCGTGTCGGCCTGGGGCAATGCGGTGTGGCTGTCAGGCCAGAATGTGCGCCAATACCAGGTGGCGCTCGACGGGGCCGTGAGCATGGGCACCACCGTGGATGCGGCGGGCCAGAATCGCTTGTACAACGTGCCGGCACTGGCTGACGCCATGGCGCGTGTGGTACGGGGTGGCCGCAGCAGCCATGTGATGGAGCAGGACCTGGCTGCGGTGGCTGCGCGCAGCATGGACGCGGAAAAGCTGCTGACTGCAGCCCTGCCCAGCGCGGGCGCCAGACCGTTTGGCCCTGCTGACTTGCTGAACTACACGGACATCAGAGGCATGGTTGGCCAGAACACCCTGGCCAAGCAGTTGCAGATCGTGGCCCGCTGCATCGGTGCGCAAAAGGCATTGGGGCTCAAGCGGCAAGTCTTCTTCGTCAACCTGTGGGGCTTCGACACACACAATGGCCAGAACCAGAGCCACGCCGGTCTGATGGCGCAACTCAACCATGCCATGGCCTACTTTGACGGTGTCATCACGGCCATGGGCATGAGCGACCAGGTCACCACGTTCACCGCCTCAGACTTTGGCCGCAGCTTCACCAGCAATGGTGACGGCACCGACCACGGCTGGGGTGGCCACCACTTCGTGATGGGCGGTGCCGTACGAGGCGGCATGGTCGGTGGTGACATACCGGTGTATGGCACGCGCAGCGCCAGCAGCTACGACTTCGACAACTCGCCCGACCAGGTCCAGAACGGCATCTTGCTGCCCAGCCTGGCCATCGAGCAATATGGTGCGACGCTGGGCCGGTGGTTTGGCCTCAGCACCTCACAGCTGGTGGAGGTCTTCCCAAGGCTGCCGAATTTCGCAGCCGACAAGATACCCAATCTGCTGAAGGCCTGA
- a CDS encoding DUF1800 family protein, translated as MRRILIIGLLGLSLAACGGGRDASASGSSETAAGNSTPSQWMMVAGVPSTVTPGSRQEAARFLTQATFGPTEADIDHLMAIGYEAWLKEQFEAPAPTLSHQAYWEMRNTALNKANPGHGAGADELVHSFWAHALAGPDQLRQRLAFALSEIFVVSWADSCGADNPRGVASYLDMLGRQAFGSYRSLLESVTLHPVMGCYLSHLRNQKEDPTTGRVPDENFAREIMQLFSIGLYELQPDGSFKLGSNGQPIETYSADDIAGLAKVFTGWSWDCPNWPSEGCFLWGEGRSDGSATGRQFVNNMRPYSRYHSSSEKRFLGVTIEASTFFPSPESDLNVALNTLARHPNVGPFIGRQLIQRLVTSNPSKAYVQRVAAAFNQSGGSMREMVRAVLLDPEARNTAAALSSTTFGKVREPILKLSAVLRGVGVHSDTGYYLVSPTQEPATALNQAPMRSPSVFNFFRPGFVPSNSATAHAGLVAPEMQLVHETSVAGYATFMSNIMFAGLGAYGFGNGTRGDVQFNFNLDPNDAWLKLSDQPTALVNQLSERLMYGAMPDALKAEIVKAVSAVDFRVPGATTAEQIRSTALTRVRGAVLLTAVSPEFQVQK; from the coding sequence ATGCGACGGATATTGATAATTGGCCTGCTGGGTTTGAGCCTGGCGGCATGTGGTGGTGGGCGTGATGCCAGCGCCTCGGGCTCAAGTGAGACGGCCGCGGGCAACAGCACACCGTCGCAGTGGATGATGGTTGCCGGCGTACCAAGCACGGTCACGCCGGGCAGCAGGCAGGAAGCCGCACGCTTTCTGACGCAGGCCACGTTCGGCCCGACCGAGGCTGACATCGACCACCTCATGGCGATTGGCTATGAGGCCTGGCTCAAAGAGCAATTCGAGGCCCCTGCGCCCACGCTGTCTCACCAGGCCTATTGGGAGATGCGCAATACGGCCTTGAACAAGGCCAACCCTGGCCACGGCGCAGGCGCTGACGAGCTTGTTCACAGCTTCTGGGCGCATGCCCTGGCCGGCCCGGACCAGTTGCGGCAACGCCTGGCTTTTGCCTTGTCGGAGATCTTCGTCGTGTCCTGGGCCGACTCCTGCGGCGCCGACAATCCCCGTGGGGTGGCCTCCTATCTGGACATGCTGGGGCGCCAGGCTTTTGGCAGCTACCGCAGCCTGCTGGAATCGGTGACGCTGCACCCGGTGATGGGCTGCTACCTGTCGCACCTGCGCAATCAGAAGGAAGACCCGACGACCGGCCGCGTACCCGACGAGAACTTTGCGCGCGAGATCATGCAGCTGTTCTCGATCGGGCTGTATGAGCTTCAACCGGATGGCAGCTTCAAGCTGGGCAGCAATGGCCAGCCCATCGAAACCTACAGCGCCGATGACATCGCGGGGCTGGCCAAGGTGTTCACTGGCTGGAGCTGGGACTGCCCCAACTGGCCTTCAGAAGGTTGCTTCCTTTGGGGCGAAGGTCGCAGTGATGGCTCGGCCACGGGCAGGCAGTTCGTCAACAACATGCGCCCCTACAGCCGCTACCACTCCAGCAGCGAGAAGCGCTTTCTGGGCGTGACGATTGAAGCCAGCACCTTCTTCCCTTCACCGGAAAGCGATTTGAACGTGGCCTTGAACACGCTGGCCAGGCACCCCAATGTGGGGCCGTTCATCGGGCGACAGCTGATCCAGCGCCTGGTGACCAGCAACCCCAGCAAGGCTTATGTACAGCGCGTGGCTGCGGCCTTCAATCAGTCGGGTGGCAGCATGCGCGAGATGGTGCGTGCTGTCTTGCTGGACCCGGAGGCGCGCAACACCGCAGCCGCATTGAGCAGCACGACCTTTGGCAAGGTGCGCGAACCCATTCTGAAGTTGTCGGCCGTCTTGCGTGGTGTGGGCGTGCATTCGGATACGGGCTACTACCTTGTCTCGCCCACGCAAGAGCCAGCCACAGCCCTGAACCAGGCCCCGATGCGCTCGCCATCGGTGTTCAACTTCTTCCGGCCCGGCTTTGTGCCATCGAACTCGGCAACGGCCCATGCCGGCCTGGTGGCGCCCGAGATGCAACTGGTGCACGAAACCAGCGTGGCCGGCTACGCCACCTTCATGAGCAACATCATGTTTGCCGGTCTGGGTGCCTACGGCTTTGGCAATGGCACGCGAGGCGATGTGCAGTTCAACTTCAACCTGGACCCCAACGATGCATGGCTGAAGTTGAGCGATCAGCCCACCGCGCTGGTGAACCAGTTGAGTGAACGGCTGATGTACGGGGCCATGCCCGATGCACTGAAGGCCGAGATCGTCAAGGCCGTGTCGGCCGTGGACTTCAGGGTGCCAGGCGCCACCACGGCCGAGCAGATCCGGTCCACAGCCTTGACCCGCGTGCGCGGTGCCGTGCTGTTGACCGCCGTGTCCCCCGAATTCCAGGTGCAGAAGTGA
- a CDS encoding sugar phosphate nucleotidyltransferase produces the protein MILAAGQGTRVRPLTKGMPKPMVPILGKPVLEYLIEHLARHNVREIMINVAHHHWKIENYFGDGQRWGVEIGYSYEGVREHGEIVPKPLGSAGGMRHIQDFSGFFDETTLVICGDAIVDLDITAALAEHHAKKAMASVVTLEVPRDQVKNYGIVVADEDGKVRSFQEKPSPDEARSTLASTGIYIFEPAVLELVPHGKEFDIGSELFPMLVDQGLPFYAQSRPFHWIDIGRVSDYWTVLQRVLAGEIADMRMPGKEVRPGVWVGLNTHVDWDKVDIKGPVYIGSGSCIEAGAQIEGPAWLGRGCRLRSGSKLVRSVLFDYTRLNAGNEFFEVIASPLYVVDRHGQTTYQGEETKAVRWGDARA, from the coding sequence ATGATTCTGGCCGCCGGCCAAGGTACCCGTGTGAGGCCCCTGACCAAGGGCATGCCCAAACCGATGGTGCCCATTCTGGGCAAGCCGGTCCTGGAGTACCTGATCGAGCATCTGGCGCGCCACAACGTGCGCGAGATCATGATCAACGTGGCCCATCACCACTGGAAGATCGAAAACTACTTTGGCGACGGCCAGCGCTGGGGCGTGGAGATCGGCTACTCGTATGAGGGCGTGCGCGAACACGGCGAGATCGTGCCCAAGCCATTGGGCTCGGCCGGCGGCATGCGCCATATCCAGGATTTCAGCGGCTTCTTTGACGAGACCACGCTGGTGATCTGCGGCGATGCGATCGTGGACCTGGACATCACGGCCGCCTTGGCCGAACACCACGCCAAGAAGGCCATGGCCAGCGTGGTGACGCTGGAGGTGCCGCGCGACCAGGTCAAGAACTACGGCATCGTCGTGGCCGATGAAGACGGCAAGGTGCGATCCTTCCAGGAAAAGCCTTCGCCTGATGAAGCCCGCTCGACCTTGGCCAGCACCGGCATCTACATCTTCGAGCCCGCCGTGCTGGAGCTGGTGCCGCACGGCAAGGAGTTCGACATCGGCAGCGAGTTGTTCCCCATGCTGGTGGACCAGGGTCTGCCGTTCTATGCGCAAAGCCGCCCCTTCCACTGGATCGACATCGGCCGCGTGAGCGATTACTGGACGGTGCTGCAACGCGTGCTGGCCGGCGAGATCGCCGACATGCGCATGCCCGGCAAGGAAGTGCGCCCGGGCGTGTGGGTGGGCCTCAACACCCATGTGGACTGGGACAAGGTCGACATCAAGGGCCCGGTGTACATCGGCTCGGGCTCGTGCATCGAGGCCGGCGCCCAGATCGAAGGGCCCGCATGGTTGGGCCGCGGTTGCCGTTTGCGCTCAGGCAGCAAGCTCGTGCGCAGCGTGCTGTTTGATTACACGCGCTTGAATGCCGGCAATGAGTTCTTTGAGGTGATCGCCTCGCCTTTGTATGTGGTGGACCGTCATGGCCAGACCACCTACCAGGGTGAAGAAACCAAGGCCGTGCGTTGGGGTGATGCACGCGCCTGA
- a CDS encoding galactose oxidase-like domain-containing protein yields MAANWIKGLFKASVGVTILGGLVFGGWWQWRNQAVSPAEFHLRGKFGPVTPWPIIPIQVSVLSDGRVLAFGTDRQGRQGASEVFDVWNPAKGMGPDAHLVLPNGTGTDIFCSGQIIIPSSGQVLLVGGDRTVNGERNWSSPDINFYDIKAGSIKSAGRTMERPRWYPTVMTLANGEVLILGGRLDPQHYAPIPEIYNPQTGWRTLPGADKDALFGSQNWNYPRAWQTPRGDIFSLNRLGDIYSVKLDGEGSFTKLPQKIFRGHSYLPSLMYAPGKILSIRLGGLTYKIDINQAEPVIQRAAWSGLARFNATATVLPDGRVYISGGSLYNNDASSGLLSNRLSEIWDPATDKWSPGAVAAKARLYHSVALLMQDGTVLTGAGGAGAKNADNNLDAEIYYPPYLFKADGSGQFAPRPAITAVPDFISWAKAFQVKTSAPVGRFTLVKMGSATHAQVYDQRFIELSFKPNGDTYEVSAPINPFVAPPGYYFLFAMDLHGVPSVAKIIRLDTAAS; encoded by the coding sequence ATGGCGGCGAACTGGATCAAGGGGCTTTTTAAAGCCTCTGTGGGGGTAACCATACTAGGGGGGCTGGTGTTCGGGGGCTGGTGGCAGTGGCGCAACCAGGCGGTTTCACCGGCGGAGTTTCATCTTCGGGGCAAGTTCGGGCCCGTGACCCCCTGGCCCATCATCCCGATCCAGGTTTCCGTCCTCTCCGATGGGCGTGTGCTGGCTTTCGGCACCGACCGCCAAGGTCGGCAAGGGGCCAGCGAAGTATTTGACGTCTGGAACCCTGCCAAGGGCATGGGCCCCGATGCGCACCTGGTCCTGCCCAACGGCACGGGTACCGACATCTTCTGCAGTGGCCAGATCATCATCCCGTCCTCCGGGCAGGTGCTGCTGGTCGGTGGTGACCGGACCGTGAACGGCGAGCGCAACTGGTCTTCGCCCGACATCAATTTCTACGACATCAAAGCGGGTTCGATCAAATCGGCTGGCCGCACCATGGAGCGCCCCCGCTGGTACCCCACCGTGATGACCCTGGCCAACGGCGAGGTGCTCATTCTGGGCGGGCGGCTGGATCCCCAGCATTACGCCCCCATTCCTGAAATCTACAACCCCCAGACAGGCTGGCGGACGCTGCCTGGCGCCGACAAGGATGCGTTGTTTGGCTCCCAGAACTGGAATTACCCACGCGCCTGGCAAACCCCGCGTGGTGATATTTTCTCGCTCAACCGCCTGGGGGATATCTACAGCGTGAAGCTGGATGGGGAGGGCAGTTTCACCAAACTGCCGCAAAAGATATTCCGCGGGCATTCCTATTTGCCTTCCCTCATGTATGCGCCGGGCAAGATCCTGTCCATCCGCCTGGGTGGCCTCACCTACAAGATCGATATCAACCAGGCCGAACCCGTCATCCAGCGGGCCGCCTGGTCAGGCCTGGCCCGCTTCAATGCCACGGCCACTGTGCTGCCAGACGGCAGGGTTTACATCAGCGGCGGTAGCTTGTACAATAATGATGCCAGTTCCGGCTTGTTGTCCAATCGCCTGTCGGAGATATGGGATCCCGCTACCGACAAATGGTCGCCCGGTGCTGTGGCAGCCAAAGCGCGCCTTTATCACTCCGTGGCCCTGCTGATGCAGGATGGCACGGTGCTGACGGGCGCGGGTGGTGCTGGCGCCAAAAATGCCGACAACAACCTCGACGCCGAAATCTACTACCCGCCCTATCTGTTCAAGGCGGATGGCAGTGGGCAGTTTGCGCCGCGCCCGGCCATCACTGCCGTGCCGGATTTCATTTCCTGGGCTAAGGCGTTTCAGGTCAAGACCAGCGCACCTGTTGGCCGCTTCACGCTGGTCAAAATGGGTTCTGCCACCCATGCCCAGGTATATGACCAACGTTTTATCGAACTGAGTTTCAAACCAAATGGCGATACCTATGAAGTATCTGCCCCCATTAACCCATTTGTGGCTCCTCCTGGTTACTACTTCCTGTTTGCCATGGACCTGCATGGCGTACCGTCCGTTGCAAAAATCATTCGCCTGGACACCGCGGCGTCATGA